The following coding sequences are from one Humulus lupulus chromosome X, drHumLupu1.1, whole genome shotgun sequence window:
- the LOC133803223 gene encoding uncharacterized protein LOC133803223 isoform X2, with amino-acid sequence MEAQGTSNQSLSKAFCKCSEGWSCVITRTVGPDAGKTFAKCGGGCCCTVDADGTVSQELNAEEAKGEAYCECGEGWSCVISKLEGPDMAKPYYECAQKSCVCTTTASS; translated from the exons ATGGAAGCCCAAGGAACCAGCAACCAATCTCTCAG CAAGGCATTTTGCAAGTGCAGTGAAGGGTGGAGCTGTGTGATCACTCGTACGGTGGGGCCCGACGCCGGCAAGACCTTCGCCAAATGTGGCGGTGGATGCTGTTGTACTGT TGATGCAGATGGGACAGTGTCCCAAGAGTTGAATGCGGAAGAGGCCAAGGGAGAGGCATACTGTGAGTGTGGGGAAGGATGGAGTTGTGTCATCTCTAAGCTTGAAGGGCCTGATATGGCTAAACCCTACTACGAATGTGCTCAGAAAAGTTGTGTTTGTACTACTACTGCTTCTTCCTAA
- the LOC133803223 gene encoding uncharacterized protein LOC133803223 isoform X1 translates to MEAQGTSNQSLSSKAFCKCSEGWSCVITRTVGPDAGKTFAKCGGGCCCTVDADGTVSQELNAEEAKGEAYCECGEGWSCVISKLEGPDMAKPYYECAQKSCVCTTTASS, encoded by the exons ATGGAAGCCCAAGGAACCAGCAACCAATCTCTCAG CAGCAAGGCATTTTGCAAGTGCAGTGAAGGGTGGAGCTGTGTGATCACTCGTACGGTGGGGCCCGACGCCGGCAAGACCTTCGCCAAATGTGGCGGTGGATGCTGTTGTACTGT TGATGCAGATGGGACAGTGTCCCAAGAGTTGAATGCGGAAGAGGCCAAGGGAGAGGCATACTGTGAGTGTGGGGAAGGATGGAGTTGTGTCATCTCTAAGCTTGAAGGGCCTGATATGGCTAAACCCTACTACGAATGTGCTCAGAAAAGTTGTGTTTGTACTACTACTGCTTCTTCCTAA